The following coding sequences lie in one Myxococcus xanthus genomic window:
- a CDS encoding AI-2E family transporter, giving the protein MATLDPPAASWLTRCALFSGKLLVVAAAVVALVLLLARLYLIVLPTVAALLLATLLYPPVRWLSAHRVPRALATVLALLVLLLVGAAGVFLLVPRIVQQVGAAGSNVKEGMEGLVGWMTQELPVSREQIDGLFEKGLDFLKSNLGRITTGVLAGANFAAQAVAGGLLTVTLLFFFVKDTERLGGWVLARVSPSRRDTVRAVGLRAWGTLSGYLRGVVIVALVDAVGIGAGLAIIGVPLVLPLAALTFVGGFFPVIGATLAGVVAVLVALITNGPLDALLVLAVVLGVQQLESNVLEPVVMGRAVPLHPVVILLSITAGGVLFGVAGAFLSVPVAAVLSAAGNELRLRDEARVLEKPTASSPP; this is encoded by the coding sequence ATGGCCACCCTGGACCCTCCCGCTGCCTCCTGGCTCACGCGCTGCGCGCTGTTCAGCGGCAAGCTGCTCGTGGTCGCGGCCGCAGTGGTGGCGCTCGTGCTGCTGCTGGCGCGGCTCTACCTCATCGTCCTGCCGACAGTGGCGGCGCTGCTGCTGGCGACGTTGCTGTACCCGCCCGTCCGGTGGCTGTCCGCCCACCGGGTGCCCCGAGCGCTCGCGACGGTGCTGGCGCTGCTGGTGCTGCTCCTGGTGGGGGCGGCCGGGGTGTTCCTGCTCGTGCCCCGCATCGTCCAGCAGGTCGGCGCGGCGGGCTCGAACGTGAAGGAGGGAATGGAGGGCCTCGTCGGGTGGATGACGCAGGAACTCCCCGTGTCCCGGGAGCAGATCGACGGCCTGTTCGAGAAGGGGCTCGACTTCTTGAAGTCGAACCTGGGGCGCATCACCACCGGCGTCCTCGCGGGCGCCAACTTCGCCGCGCAGGCCGTGGCGGGCGGGCTGCTGACAGTGACGCTGCTGTTCTTCTTCGTGAAGGACACCGAGCGGCTCGGAGGCTGGGTGCTGGCCCGGGTGTCTCCGTCGCGGCGTGACACGGTGCGCGCCGTGGGCCTGCGCGCCTGGGGAACGCTCAGCGGCTACCTGCGTGGCGTCGTCATCGTCGCGCTGGTGGACGCGGTGGGCATTGGCGCGGGCCTGGCCATCATCGGCGTGCCGCTCGTGCTTCCGCTGGCGGCGCTCACCTTCGTGGGCGGGTTCTTTCCCGTCATTGGCGCCACCCTGGCGGGCGTGGTCGCGGTGCTGGTGGCGCTCATCACCAACGGGCCGCTCGATGCGCTCCTGGTATTGGCCGTGGTGCTGGGCGTGCAGCAACTGGAGAGCAACGTCCTGGAGCCCGTGGTGATGGGGCGCGCGGTGCCGCTGCACCCGGTGGTCATCCTGCTGTCCATCACCGCCGGGGGCGTGCTCTTCGGCGTGGCCGGGGCCTTCCTCTCCGTGCCCGTCGCCGCGGTCCTCTCCGCCGCGGGCAACGAGCTGCGCCTGCGCGACGAGGCGCGCGTCCTGGAGAAGCCTACGGCGAGTTCACCGCCGTGA
- a CDS encoding serine/threonine protein kinase, with product MSPQALPAGTRVERWRVERRIGGGGNGTVYEVRSRSEGHSYALKLAHSPGDPRFQREARTLHLLRHPGVVRLQATGTWRAGTAAYPYLVLEYVRGSTLYDWSRARNPTARHVAGLLAQAAWALDAAHRRQVLHRDFKGENLRVEEHGRLVVLDWGACWHPRAAPITSAARLPPGTGPYRSPQAILWSMQAPRQTARSENYPYTVADELYAVGVTFHRLLVEQYPPLVLDKANSPRTSATLRALNPRVPEPLARWIEGLLAFAPEARPRSAGDLARDVQHAQAHAGPDWDVPLFGWYEGPATATRTTLEEEATWGPVAPGEEAALLHARALRAARVQHHRMDRWLRRRVFSEVQTQPLTEPASQPEPRHAGRWMRIAGGLMLVACMAWGLVLAGPPHGPPMPSHPVQQLARTDGPADTGSPATALPFSTAEQPWPGDAMSTTKPHARCVPRLHRYLMAAFTAASLNACSGTQVRPEPARCPSEALESMRQLGLDLRSRGHIQLDIQQPDDSNQTNYSIVVSDGPITSRLDGPIDRLPANTLLYGRIWTGGEKIQGRYTRVRTPDGSEYPVCFILGNETGMSKYRGSRPGHTRAHPWSNAQVVDHFP from the coding sequence ATGTCTCCACAGGCTCTGCCTGCCGGCACGCGCGTGGAACGCTGGCGCGTGGAGCGCCGCATCGGAGGCGGCGGCAACGGCACGGTGTACGAAGTGCGCTCACGCTCCGAAGGCCACAGCTACGCGCTCAAACTGGCCCACTCCCCCGGCGATCCGCGATTCCAGCGCGAGGCGCGAACGCTTCACCTGCTTCGCCACCCTGGAGTTGTGCGGCTGCAAGCAACGGGAACCTGGCGCGCAGGGACCGCCGCCTACCCATACCTCGTGCTGGAGTACGTGCGAGGCAGCACGCTGTATGACTGGTCTCGGGCGCGCAACCCAACGGCGCGGCACGTCGCCGGCCTGTTGGCGCAGGCCGCGTGGGCCTTGGACGCCGCGCATCGCAGGCAGGTGCTTCACCGCGACTTCAAGGGAGAGAACCTTCGCGTCGAGGAACACGGAAGACTGGTGGTGCTGGACTGGGGCGCATGCTGGCATCCCCGTGCCGCGCCCATCACCTCCGCCGCACGGCTGCCGCCCGGGACCGGGCCCTATCGCAGCCCCCAGGCCATCCTCTGGAGCATGCAGGCTCCACGGCAGACCGCCCGCTCCGAGAACTACCCCTACACGGTGGCGGACGAGCTGTACGCGGTGGGCGTCACCTTTCACCGGCTGCTGGTGGAGCAGTATCCGCCGCTCGTCCTGGACAAGGCGAACTCCCCACGGACCTCTGCCACCTTGAGAGCCCTCAACCCGCGAGTGCCCGAGCCGCTCGCACGCTGGATTGAGGGACTGCTCGCGTTCGCCCCCGAGGCCCGGCCGCGCAGCGCGGGGGACCTCGCCCGGGATGTCCAACATGCCCAGGCGCACGCGGGGCCGGACTGGGATGTCCCGCTGTTCGGCTGGTACGAGGGGCCCGCCACGGCGACCCGCACGACACTCGAAGAAGAGGCCACCTGGGGGCCCGTGGCACCGGGAGAAGAAGCGGCCCTTCTCCACGCGAGAGCCCTGCGCGCGGCCCGGGTTCAGCACCATCGCATGGACCGCTGGCTGCGGCGCCGGGTGTTCTCGGAGGTCCAGACACAACCCCTCACGGAGCCAGCGAGCCAGCCAGAGCCGCGACACGCGGGCCGGTGGATGCGCATCGCCGGAGGCCTGATGTTGGTTGCGTGCATGGCCTGGGGACTGGTGCTCGCAGGCCCGCCACATGGCCCCCCCATGCCGTCCCATCCCGTTCAGCAACTGGCGCGGACCGACGGGCCAGCCGACACTGGCTCGCCCGCCACGGCCCTTCCGTTTTCCACCGCCGAGCAGCCATGGCCGGGAGATGCCATGTCCACGACCAAGCCACACGCGCGCTGTGTCCCCCGACTCCACCGCTACCTGATGGCTGCATTCACAGCGGCCAGTCTCAATGCCTGCTCAGGCACTCAGGTCCGGCCCGAGCCCGCGCGCTGCCCTTCCGAAGCCCTGGAGTCCATGCGTCAACTCGGGCTCGACCTGAGGTCCCGCGGGCACATCCAGCTCGACATCCAGCAGCCGGACGACTCGAACCAGACGAACTACAGCATCGTCGTCAGTGACGGCCCCATCACCAGCCGGCTCGATGGGCCCATCGACCGCCTCCCGGCCAACACGCTCTTGTACGGGCGCATCTGGACCGGCGGCGAGAAAATCCAGGGCCGCTATACGCGAGTGAGGACGCCGGACGGCAGCGAGTACCCGGTGTGCTTCATCCTGGGCAACGAGACGGGCATGTCCAAGTACCGGGGCTCACGGCCCGGCCACACCCGCGCGCATCCCTGGTCCAACGCCCAGGTGGTGGACCACTTCCCCTGA
- a CDS encoding SWIM zinc finger family protein, whose protein sequence is MSYREFWGWTSAPKRPPPEHGIKVKKAGATWWGQRWLEALEHVLKGESGRLARGRTYARAGRTHDLVIRRGKVTARVTGSRPTPYAVSLALRPHGEAVWEKAIAEMAGRAQYTAELLAGTMPQAIDEVFRAAGVSLFPRSREELVTDCSCPDWGDPCKHVAATHYVLGEALDRDPFLLFELRGRTKEQVLSALRAAREAGSAGAALEPRGAAKRKRAARGATAEAPEVPSVKPGKLTRDSYDVPREPLPALSFSFDAPATHGAVLRQLGAPASWGAKASPEDVLAPPVRAAAEVARRIALREPGEASAPDRAPRGRSRAKQPARRAKRGPPTQPSQQPLHTPSTSRRDGGARSKRSPVGAP, encoded by the coding sequence ATGAGCTACCGGGAGTTCTGGGGCTGGACGTCCGCGCCGAAGCGGCCGCCGCCCGAGCATGGCATCAAGGTGAAGAAGGCTGGTGCCACCTGGTGGGGGCAGCGGTGGCTGGAGGCGCTCGAGCACGTCCTGAAGGGAGAGTCGGGACGGCTGGCCCGGGGCCGGACGTATGCGCGGGCGGGGCGCACGCATGACCTGGTCATCCGGCGCGGCAAGGTCACCGCGCGGGTGACGGGCTCGCGCCCGACGCCCTACGCCGTCTCGCTGGCGCTCAGGCCGCACGGCGAGGCCGTCTGGGAGAAGGCCATCGCGGAGATGGCTGGCAGGGCGCAGTACACGGCGGAGTTGCTCGCTGGGACGATGCCCCAGGCCATCGACGAGGTCTTCCGCGCGGCGGGTGTCAGCCTCTTCCCGCGGAGCCGCGAGGAACTCGTGACGGACTGCTCGTGTCCGGACTGGGGAGACCCGTGCAAGCACGTCGCCGCCACGCACTACGTCCTGGGCGAGGCGTTGGATCGCGACCCGTTCCTCCTGTTCGAGCTGCGCGGCCGGACGAAGGAGCAGGTGCTGAGCGCGCTGCGGGCCGCGCGTGAGGCTGGCTCAGCCGGGGCGGCGCTCGAGCCGCGCGGCGCGGCGAAGCGGAAGCGGGCGGCGCGGGGCGCGACGGCGGAGGCGCCCGAGGTCCCGAGCGTGAAGCCGGGCAAGCTGACGCGGGACAGCTACGACGTCCCTCGCGAGCCGCTGCCGGCGCTGAGCTTCTCGTTCGACGCGCCCGCCACCCATGGCGCGGTGCTGCGGCAGTTGGGGGCGCCGGCGTCATGGGGCGCGAAGGCCTCGCCGGAGGACGTGCTCGCGCCGCCGGTCCGCGCGGCGGCGGAGGTGGCGCGGCGCATCGCGCTTCGGGAGCCGGGGGAGGCGAGCGCGCCAGACAGGGCGCCGCGTGGCCGGAGCCGCGCGAAGCAGCCGGCCCGGCGCGCGAAGCGTGGGCCCCCAACGCAGCCGTCTCAGCAGCCTCTCCACACTCCCTCAACATCTCGACGCGATGGTGGGGCCAGGTCGAAACGGTCGCCCGTGGGGGCGCCGTAA